The Shinella zoogloeoides genome includes a region encoding these proteins:
- a CDS encoding YqgE/AlgH family protein, which yields MAMSVLKKTRERGFLDGQFLIAMPGMADDNFARTVVYICAHSEDGAMGFVINRPQPLSFSDVLLHLDLLGEEEVIRLPGATLDFPIRCGGPVESGRGFVLHSDDYMSESSIPVSDEICLTATLDIVRAISRGRGPQRGMMMLGYAGWGAGQIENEIGANGWLSCPAQEELIFDTNLDSKYERALGLMGITPAMLSTEAGHA from the coding sequence ATGGCTATGTCGGTTCTGAAAAAGACACGAGAACGCGGCTTCCTTGACGGTCAGTTCCTGATCGCCATGCCGGGGATGGCCGACGACAATTTCGCCCGCACCGTGGTCTATATCTGCGCCCATTCGGAAGACGGCGCCATGGGCTTCGTCATCAACCGGCCGCAGCCGCTCAGCTTCTCCGACGTGCTCCTGCATCTTGATCTCCTCGGCGAGGAGGAAGTGATCCGCCTGCCGGGCGCGACGCTCGATTTTCCCATCCGCTGCGGCGGACCGGTGGAAAGCGGGCGCGGCTTCGTGCTGCATTCGGACGATTACATGTCCGAATCCAGCATTCCGGTCAGCGATGAGATCTGCCTGACCGCGACGCTCGACATCGTGCGCGCCATTTCCCGTGGCCGTGGTCCGCAGCGCGGCATGATGATGCTCGGCTATGCCGGCTGGGGCGCAGGGCAGATCGAGAACGAGATCGGTGCCAATGGCTGGCTGAGCTGCCCGGCGCAGGAAGAGCTGATCTTCGACACCAATCTCGACAGCAAGTACGAGCGCGCGCTCGGCCTGATGGGCATTACGCCCGCCATGCTCTCCACGGAAGCGGGCCACGCCTGA
- a CDS encoding CsbD family protein, with amino-acid sequence MGSTSDKIKGTANELAGKAKQAAGKATDSPKMRAEGAAQEAKGKTQKAVGKAKDAVKSAVDRL; translated from the coding sequence ATGGGCAGCACGAGCGACAAGATCAAGGGCACCGCCAACGAACTGGCCGGCAAGGCCAAGCAGGCCGCGGGCAAGGCGACCGACAGCCCGAAGATGCGCGCCGAGGGCGCCGCACAGGAAGCCAAGGGCAAGACCCAGAAGGCCGTCGGCAAAGCCAAGGACGCGGTCAAGAGCGCCGTCGACCGGCTCTGA
- a CDS encoding putative zinc-binding metallopeptidase — protein sequence MKLFTCGTCGQTIHFDNRLCMRCGAPLGFLAADVTLHALVPEGEGVWRIASGGLYRYCANAVHDVCNWIVPADSPHAFCEACRHNRIVPTTDPVGLERWRRIGAAQRHLFYSILRWKLPHPTREEDPAGGLVFDFLADELDANGNVVAAAMTGHEDGLISLRAAEADDVVRESVRVAMGEPYRSLLGHFRHEVGHFYWTQLVCDEAMLEEARNLFGDEREDYAAALQRNYDEGPPADWQERFISTYASCHPAEDFAECWAHFFHIVDTLETARAFGLNTDPKGHEELEAEVTFDPYRAPNAGRLVESWVPLSVAMNAIQRSMGQPDSYPFVLSPPVVEKLDFINRLVRAVGNSQ from the coding sequence ATGAAACTCTTCACCTGCGGGACCTGCGGCCAGACGATCCATTTCGACAACCGCCTCTGCATGCGCTGCGGCGCGCCTCTCGGCTTCCTTGCCGCGGACGTGACGCTGCATGCCCTGGTGCCGGAAGGCGAGGGCGTCTGGAGGATCGCGTCGGGCGGCCTCTATCGCTACTGCGCGAATGCCGTTCACGATGTCTGCAACTGGATCGTTCCCGCCGACAGTCCGCATGCCTTCTGCGAGGCCTGCCGGCACAATCGCATCGTGCCCACCACCGATCCCGTCGGGCTGGAGCGCTGGCGGCGTATCGGCGCGGCGCAGCGGCACCTTTTCTATTCGATCCTGCGCTGGAAGCTGCCGCATCCGACCCGCGAGGAGGACCCCGCCGGCGGACTCGTCTTCGATTTCCTTGCCGACGAGCTGGATGCGAACGGCAATGTCGTCGCGGCCGCCATGACCGGCCACGAGGATGGTTTGATCAGCCTGCGCGCCGCCGAGGCGGACGATGTGGTGCGCGAGAGCGTGCGCGTTGCCATGGGCGAGCCCTATCGCTCGCTGCTCGGCCATTTCCGCCATGAGGTCGGGCATTTCTACTGGACGCAGCTCGTCTGCGACGAGGCGATGCTGGAAGAGGCGCGCAATCTCTTCGGCGACGAGCGCGAAGATTACGCCGCCGCCCTCCAGCGCAACTACGACGAGGGGCCGCCTGCGGACTGGCAGGAGCGGTTCATCAGCACCTATGCAAGCTGCCACCCGGCCGAGGATTTCGCCGAATGCTGGGCGCATTTCTTCCATATCGTCGATACGCTGGAAACCGCCCGCGCCTTCGGCCTCAACACCGATCCGAAGGGGCATGAGGAGCTGGAAGCGGAAGTCACCTTCGATCCCTATCGGGCGCCGAATGCCGGCCGGCTCGTCGAATCCTGGGTTCCGCTCAGCGTCGCGATGAACGCCATCCAGCGCTCCATGGGCCAGCCCGACAGCTACCCCTTCGTGCTCTCGCCGCCGGTGGTGGAGAAGCTGGATTTCATCAATCGGCTGGTCAGGGCAGTAGGCAATAGCCAATAG
- a CDS encoding EAL domain-containing protein, whose product MTSSFVPQALRASRLLAFILLVPILLAGMLPARAYAVEPVKISRDDTALDLTATTEIYTGRGEAFQVSTAPGTDGIVRRIEVRATSDEHQGDWAVFALANVSDEQIDRVIVAPHFRLVQSKLFWPDLGSKRIISITPSEGFALDREPSEEADVFSITLNPGTVVTFVAELATPDLPQIYLWEPDAYKDTVNAFTLYRGIVLGIAGLLAVFLTILFVVKGTSMLPATAALAWAVLGYICVDFGFLSKLISITAGDERIWRAGTEVFLAAGLVVFLFTYLNLNRWHAHLAYATLAWILGLGLLFGVAIYDPPIASGIARLSFALTATVGIVLIAYLGFNRYDRAILLVPAWALILVWLFGAWLTVTGQLNNDIIQPALGGGLVLIVLLIGFTVMQHAFAGGAYSQGLFSDLERQSLALTGSGDTVWDWDVARDRVVTIPDISIQLGLAPGVMHGPARNWLPRLHPDDRDRFRATLDVLLEHRKGRLNHQFRVRAEDGHYHWLSIRARPVLGANGEIIRCVGTIIDITEQRNSIDRLLQDALHDNLTGLPNRQVFLDRLQSILSLTASSETVRPTVLTIDIDRYKQVNDALGIAAGDNILIALTRRLRRLLKPQDTLARLAGDQFGLILMSERDPTKVADFADAVSKAIMVPINFGGREIILTASIGLVSWVDQQEDAAGLLNDAELAMYRAKKAGGNRVEPFRPAFRTFGADRLQIETDLRRAIERKELSLVYQPIVRLKDAEIAGFEALMRWDHPKRGNISPAEFIPIAEASDLINQLGLFAFDKAASDLMDWQLQTGELPVFVSVNLSSAQLLNNELYNDVRAALARTRCEPQKIKLELTESVVMENPEQARLILNKLRDVGLGLALDDFGTGHSSLSYLTRFPFDTIKIDKALVRDGSDKRTVLLRSVISMARELEMQVVAEGIESEEDAIELGNMGCEFGQSYIFGPPIGYDSVLRLLKERFPLMKRA is encoded by the coding sequence ATGACGTCTTCCTTCGTGCCGCAAGCGCTGCGTGCCAGCCGGTTGCTCGCTTTCATCCTTCTGGTGCCGATCCTCCTTGCGGGGATGCTGCCGGCGCGCGCCTATGCCGTCGAGCCGGTGAAGATCTCCCGTGACGACACCGCGCTCGACCTCACCGCCACCACCGAGATCTATACCGGCCGGGGCGAGGCTTTCCAGGTTTCCACAGCGCCCGGCACCGATGGCATCGTGCGGCGCATCGAGGTGCGGGCCACCTCCGACGAGCACCAGGGCGACTGGGCGGTCTTCGCGCTCGCCAACGTTTCCGACGAGCAGATCGACCGCGTGATCGTCGCCCCGCATTTCCGCCTCGTGCAGTCCAAGCTGTTCTGGCCGGACCTCGGCTCCAAGCGCATCATCTCGATCACGCCGAGCGAAGGCTTCGCGCTCGACCGCGAGCCGAGCGAAGAGGCGGACGTCTTCTCCATCACGCTCAACCCCGGCACGGTCGTCACCTTCGTCGCGGAGCTCGCGACACCCGACCTGCCGCAGATCTATCTCTGGGAGCCGGACGCCTACAAGGACACGGTCAACGCCTTCACGCTCTATCGCGGCATCGTGCTCGGCATCGCGGGCCTGCTCGCCGTGTTCCTCACCATCCTCTTCGTGGTGAAGGGCACCTCCATGCTGCCGGCGACAGCGGCGCTCGCCTGGGCGGTGCTCGGCTATATCTGCGTCGACTTCGGCTTCCTCTCCAAGCTCATTTCGATCACGGCGGGCGACGAGCGGATATGGCGCGCGGGAACGGAGGTGTTCCTCGCGGCGGGCCTTGTCGTCTTCCTCTTCACCTATCTCAACCTCAACCGATGGCATGCGCATCTCGCCTATGCGACGCTCGCCTGGATCCTCGGCCTCGGCCTCCTCTTCGGCGTCGCGATCTACGATCCGCCGATCGCCTCGGGCATCGCCCGCCTCTCCTTCGCGCTGACAGCGACGGTCGGCATCGTGCTCATCGCTTATCTCGGCTTCAACCGCTATGATCGGGCGATCCTGCTCGTGCCCGCCTGGGCGCTGATCCTCGTCTGGCTGTTCGGCGCCTGGCTGACGGTGACGGGCCAGCTCAACAACGACATCATCCAGCCAGCGCTCGGCGGCGGCCTCGTCCTCATCGTGCTCCTCATCGGCTTCACGGTGATGCAGCACGCCTTTGCCGGCGGCGCCTACAGCCAGGGCCTGTTCTCCGATCTCGAACGCCAGTCGCTGGCGCTGACGGGCTCGGGCGACACCGTCTGGGACTGGGACGTGGCGCGTGACCGCGTCGTCACCATTCCCGACATCTCCATCCAGCTCGGCCTTGCGCCGGGCGTCATGCACGGCCCGGCGCGCAACTGGCTGCCGCGCCTCCACCCCGATGACCGCGACCGCTTCCGCGCCACGCTCGACGTGCTGCTGGAGCACCGCAAGGGCCGGCTCAACCACCAGTTCCGCGTGCGCGCCGAGGATGGCCACTATCACTGGCTCTCGATCCGCGCCCGCCCCGTGCTCGGCGCCAATGGCGAGATCATCCGCTGCGTCGGCACGATCATCGACATCACCGAACAGCGCAACTCGATCGACCGCCTCTTGCAGGACGCCCTGCACGACAACCTGACGGGCCTGCCGAACCGTCAGGTCTTCCTCGACCGCCTGCAATCGATCCTGTCGCTGACCGCCAGCTCCGAGACCGTGCGCCCGACGGTGCTGACCATCGACATCGACCGCTACAAGCAGGTCAACGACGCGCTCGGCATCGCCGCCGGCGACAATATCCTCATCGCGCTAACCCGGCGCCTGCGCCGGCTCCTCAAGCCGCAGGATACGCTGGCCCGGCTTGCCGGCGACCAGTTCGGCCTGATCCTCATGTCGGAGCGGGATCCCACCAAGGTGGCGGATTTCGCCGATGCGGTCAGCAAGGCGATCATGGTGCCGATCAATTTCGGCGGCCGCGAGATCATCCTGACGGCCTCCATCGGCCTCGTCTCCTGGGTCGACCAGCAGGAGGATGCGGCCGGCCTGCTCAACGATGCCGAGCTTGCCATGTACCGGGCCAAGAAGGCCGGCGGCAACCGCGTCGAGCCCTTCCGCCCCGCCTTCCGCACCTTCGGCGCCGACCGCCTTCAGATCGAGACGGACCTGCGCCGCGCCATCGAGCGCAAGGAGCTTTCCCTCGTCTACCAGCCGATCGTCCGGCTCAAGGATGCGGAGATCGCCGGCTTCGAGGCGCTGATGCGCTGGGACCATCCCAAGCGCGGCAATATCTCGCCGGCCGAGTTCATCCCCATCGCGGAGGCGTCCGACCTCATCAACCAGCTCGGCCTCTTCGCCTTCGACAAGGCGGCGAGCGACCTGATGGACTGGCAGCTCCAGACCGGCGAGCTTCCGGTCTTCGTCTCGGTCAACCTGTCGAGCGCGCAGCTTCTCAACAACGAGCTTTACAACGACGTGCGCGCGGCGCTCGCCCGCACCCGCTGCGAACCGCAGAAGATCAAGCTGGAGCTTACCGAATCCGTCGTGATGGAGAATCCGGAACAGGCCCGCCTGATCCTCAACAAGCTGCGCGATGTCGGCCTCGGCCTTGCGCTCGACGATTTCGGCACGGGCCATTCCTCGCTCTCCTATCTCACCCGCTTCCCCTTCGACACGATCAAGATCGACAAGGCGCTGGTGCGCGACGGTTCCGACAAGCGCACCGTGCTGCTGCGCTCCGTCATCTCGATGGCGCGGGAACTGGAAATGCAGGTTGTCGCGGAAGGAATCGAGTCGGAGGAGGACGCCATCGAGCTCGGCAACATGGGCTGCGAGTTCGGCCAGAGCTACATCTTCGGCCCGCCGATCGGCTACGATTCGGTGCTGCGCCTCCTGAAGGAACGCTTTCCGTTGATGAAGCGGGCGTAA